ATAATAAATAAACCTGCATTATTACCAACTCAAGGTGGTAGCAAAATTTCACTTTCACTTGATGATGCGATAAAATATCTCAATAAATCTTTTTATTATGATTTTAAATTAGTACATAGGCTAGACAGAGAGACTAGCGGGTTACTTATTATTGCCAAAAATCATAAAACTGCAATTAAACTTTCTCAAGCATTTTTGCATCATTCAATTAAAAAAGAGTATACTGCTATTTTACAAGGAGTTCCTAGTCAATTATCAGGTGAAATAATAACTAATATTACCAAAACTGGTGATAGAATGGTAGAAACTCAAAATGGTGGTAAAGTTAGTATTACTAAATATCAAGTTAAAGCAGTCTCAATGAATTCACAATTATCATTAGTATCATTTATTCCAGTTACAGGTCGTACTCATCAACTAAGAGTACATGCTGCTAAAATTTGTCATCCAATTATTGGAGATAAAAAATATAATATTAGCAATACTTATTATAACTATTCATTGAAACTGCATGCTGCTAAAATCTGTATTCCAAAGCACCTGTTTGGTGATCAAAGAATATACTATGCTCCTTTACCGTATCAGTTTCAGCAGGTAATATCAACATTTTTTGATCATAACCAGTAAGGACTGATAAGATGTACTCGTCACATTTGTATACCAATAGTTAGAACTATATTGCACACAATTAAGCCAATGGATTCAAGATATAGCTTAATTCTGAAAGGTAGTTACACATTGTAAAGTATAACAGACAGCATCAAAAAAATCATTAAATAAGTAAGATACTACATATTTCTTTTTTTGCTTTTAAGTCAAAAATGCTGAATTAGATTCAAATCTGGAAAATAAGTTGGTGGATATAATTAGGAGATTAGAGGTAAGGTAAAGAAAGTGAAAGATAGTTTAAACTTGAGAAAAAGAAACAGAAATTTCATTATGTTTAAAACATAATGAAGAAATTAAGCAAGAACATTAGCTTTAAAATATATATAGTCATTTACAATGAAGTTTGAGCATAGAAAAAGCGGTAATAGCGTCATAAGATTTACCAACATGATATTTTATACGCAAACTTCATTGTAATTGACTATAAACGAATTATTCCTCATACAGATCAATCAATTTATAAACAGCTGCAATAAGTTGATGTGCTTGCTATGTGCTTATCGGTAGTAGAGTTTTCATGCAATAAACATAAATTGTGAATATGGTTAGTACCATCACATCTTATATAGCTAAACCTCTATAAAGCAGTTATGTTATATACTGATTTGACTATATTTTATTACAATCATTGTCAGGGAAAGAAACATGAAAATATTATATTGATTCGACAAAGCTTCCTGTATCCAATAATCAGAGGATTTATAGGTATAAAGCATTTTAAAATAAAACATGAATTGGCAAGAGTTCTACAGGATGGTTTTTAAATGTAAGCTGCATATATTTATTAATCATCATGGAGATATTGTGAGTTTTTTCACTCTAACTTCAGACAATGTTAATGATAGAATAGTAGTAGAATATTTAGTATGCAAACTTAAAGGATGGCTATTTGCTGATCATGGATTTATTAGCAAAAAACTTGTTGTATCACTTACTAACCAAGGTTTAAAGCTAATCACAAAAATTAGATCCAACATGAAAGAAAAAGTAATTCATCCTATAAAATTTTCACTTCTTAACAAAAGGTATATTATAGAAACTATATAATGGTCAATTAAAACATCTTTTTCATATTGATCATACTTGCCAGAGATTCTGGTATGTATTTTTACACTAATGTTCTCTCTGGATTGCTTGCTTATGTTTTTAAACTTAATAAAATTTTTGTTTCTTTTTCAAATTTAAATTATCTTTCTCTTTCTTTGCATTACCTACGATATCTCAATTATATCGAACTCTGGATTTTATATGTAATAATATACTCATAGCATAATACAATCAGAACTATTTAAGATTAAAAATTATGTATTTGGTTGCAGTTCTAATCTATTCTTCAACATCATCATTAAAAATACTACCTCCAGTATAATCAACGTTAGCACTCATTTGCTCAAAAATATGTCCTGAAGTTGCCTCTTCTTCTTCAAGAAACATAAAATCAGTATTAGCTTCAGCATAGTTTCGAGCATAATTAACATCTTTTCCACTTGCTACAGTTTCAGCAAAAATTTCAGCATAGTTTTGAGCATAACATTTGGGTTTACCACTGATGATACAATCTGCATAAGCTTCAGCGTAGTTTTGAGCATAACAGTCTCCTTTATGATGATTTTTAATAGACGAACTAAAACCTTCAACATAGATTTTAGCAAAGTTTTTTGCAGAATGTTCTGATGCGCCATTGGCAATATACCTAGTAACAATAGCAGCATAGATATTTGCATGATTACATGTTAGTCCAGATTGTAGACCTTCCTCATAAGCGTTATAATAATCAGAATCTAGTAATATATTACTACTTTCTTGCTCCAAAGGTGGAATAATATTATCAATATATTCTTCTTGTGTCATGTTAATATCAGAACTCATAACTGTTGCAGCGCTAGAAGAAGATTCGAGATCTTTCATTATAAAATCCATAGCTAACTGAAAATTTTCTTCTAAATCTAATGAAGATACAGCAGCAGATTCTTGCATCTCAATATCAGTAGCACCTAACGCTGCAGTCGAAGTACTTGGAAATGCTTGTATATTATCATCTTGTTGTTCAAACTGCCAATCAGTATAATGAGTATCTTCTTCTGTTTGTTGTACGGTTTCATCTAATGATAATGATGATGACAAAAATTTTTTGAAGATGAAAGGAGCATTAATTCCACTTCGTGCAAATTTTGAAATATTTTTAAAAAATTGTTTCTTACCTGAAGCATCTAGTTGTTCGTCTGATAATATCCCTAATACTTTTTGAGTGACTTCTTTGGCCTTAGCTCCAGATCCACTTAAAATAGTACAAAAATTAGAAAATTCGATGTCATATTTCTGTAGTAACATAAATGCTGTACTATTTAACAACCTTAATAACTCTTTTAAAGCTTTCGCACCATTAGATCCTGCTCCATTTAAGATATTACTAAGATTAGAAAAAGGAATTCCCTTGCGCTCTAATTCTTGTATTATAGAATCATCTAATGTCTGTAATAGCTGTCCTAAAGCTTGTGGGCCAGCAGCTCCAGCTCTTCCTAAGACACTACTAATATTAGAAAAAAAATTCCCCTGATCTCTAATTTTAGCAGTATAGGGTTGTCTAACATTTGTAATATCTGTTCTAAAGCTTGTGGGCCAGCAGCTCCAGCTCCACTTAAGATATTACTAATATTAGCAAAATGAATTCCCTGGTTCTTTAATTCTTGTATTTTAGACTGATCTAATATCTGTAATAGCTTTTCTAAAGCTTGTGGAGCAGCAGCTCTAGCTTTGCTTAAGATACTACTAATATTAGCAAAATGAATTCCCTGGTTCTTTAATTCTTGTATTTTAGAGTAATCTAATATCTGTAATAGCTTTTCTAAAGCTTGTGGGCCAGCAGCTCCAGTTCCACTT
This genomic interval from Orientia tsutsugamushi contains the following:
- a CDS encoding transposase — protein: MVFKCKLHIFINHHGDIVSFFTLTSDNVNDRIVVEYLVCKLKGWLFADHGFISKKLVVSLTNQGLKLITKIRSNMKEKVIHPIKFSLLNKRYIIETI
- a CDS encoding RluA family pseudouridine synthase: MKIIINDSLVTTRLDKFLKRKYSHLTQGVIERGIRKGHIKVNDAKSKAKLQVKDNDVLTIADYLTTCSNQKHIKLKKKVKDNVGVKTLAHKIVNDYKIAETSDYIIINKPALLPTQGGSKISLSLDDAIKYLNKSFYYDFKLVHRLDRETSGLLIIAKNHKTAIKLSQAFLHHSIKKEYTAILQGVPSQLSGEIITNITKTGDRMVETQNGGKVSITKYQVKAVSMNSQLSLVSFIPVTGRTHQLRVHAAKICHPIIGDKKYNISNTYYNYSLKLHAAKICIPKHLFGDQRIYYAPLPYQFQQVISTFFDHNQ